Proteins encoded in a region of the Bacillus marinisedimentorum genome:
- a CDS encoding YolD-like family protein: protein MLKDRGNIKWTSLMLPEHVGKLRRWEKEDQRPQKPELDEQELELLDEMITEALSLQKPLTFTVFEKSGLYQATGRITRIDQIGGLLHLTGAEGSKRQTIQLGDILKAEWPVL, encoded by the coding sequence ATGTTAAAAGACAGAGGCAATATCAAGTGGACATCCCTCATGCTTCCGGAGCATGTAGGCAAGCTGCGCCGCTGGGAAAAAGAAGATCAGCGCCCGCAAAAGCCGGAATTGGATGAGCAGGAGCTTGAGCTTCTCGATGAAATGATCACAGAGGCGCTAAGCCTGCAAAAGCCGCTTACCTTCACCGTTTTTGAAAAGAGCGGCCTTTACCAGGCAACCGGACGGATTACACGGATTGATCAGATAGGCGGGCTCCTTCATCTTACCGGAGCCGAAGGAAGCAAACGGCAGACGATACAGCTTGGGGACATCCTAAAG